From Primulina tabacum isolate GXHZ01 chromosome 2, ASM2559414v2, whole genome shotgun sequence, one genomic window encodes:
- the LOC142537603 gene encoding uncharacterized protein LOC142537603, whose protein sequence is MNLMFRVESFLQFALKNAIHSDAIPCPCARCGNLRKKNVETIRAHLYCNGMDLTYHTWIWHGEISTKGNSMNDDDRVGQDEHKSFSEEHLDMVHCVYESYAENPSQFNKLLEDADKPLYPGCAKFTKLSAVVKLFNLKAKYSWSDKSFADLLILFGEMLPDHNELPSSLYDAKKSLIALGMEYVKIPACPNDCILYRKEYEEFANCPSCRTSRWKLGNKSKVKEGIPAKVLWYFPSIPRFQRMFRNKAISKELTWHTNKRIRDGYLRHPADSPSWKLVDRMWPDFAYEPKNLRLAISADGINPHSLMSSAYSCWPVLIITYNLSPWLCMKRKFVMLSLLISGPRQPGNVIDVYLAPLIDDLKCLWDKGVEAYDAYREESFSLRSVLLWTINVFPAYGNMSECVVKGYREEIFSLRAVLTCLRAVSEIVILHICWLMTCGSRIQMILD, encoded by the coding sequence ATGAATCTGATGTTTCGAGTAGAGTCTTTCTTGCAGTTTGCACTAAAAAATGCTATCCATTCTGATGCAATACCTTGTCCATGTGCAAGATGTGGTAATCTAAGGAAGAAAAATGTTGAAACTATCAGGGCACATTTGTATTGTAATGGTATGGATTTGACATATCATACATGGATATGGCATGGGGAAATATCTACGAAAGGGAACTCAATGAATGATGATGATCGAGTAGGACAAGATGAACACAAATCATTTAGCGAGGAACATTTAGATATGGTGCATTGTGTATATGAAAGTTATGCTGAGAATCCAAGCCAATTCAATAAGCTACTTGAAGATGCAGATAAACCTTTATATCCTGGATGTGCTAAATTCACAAAGTTATCTGCAGTTGTGAAATTATTTAACTTGAAGGCAAAATATAGTTGGAGTGATAAAAGTTTCGCTGATCTACTTATTCTGTTTGGAGAAATGCTTCCAGATCACAATGAATTGCCTTCATCTTTGTATGATGCAAAGAAAAGCTTAATCGCATTAGGGATGGAATATGTGAAAATTCCTGCTTGTCCTAATGATTGTATCTTATACCGGAAGGAGTACGAAGAATTTGCAAATTGCCCTAGTTGCAGGACGTCAAGGTGGAAGTTGGGCAACAAATCGAAGGTAAAGGAAGGAATTCCTGCAAAGGTCTTGTGGTATTTCCCATCtattccaagatttcaaagaATGTTTCGGAATAAGGCGATATCCAAGGAGTTAACTTGGCATACTAATAAAAGAATTCGTGATGGATACTTGCGTCATCCAGCTGATTCGCCCTCTTGGAAATTAGTTGATCGCATGTGGCCAGATTTTGCTTATGAGCCAAAAAATCTTAGGTTGGCTATATCAGCAGACGGGATCAATCCTCATAGTTTGATGAGTTCTGCCTATAGTTGTTGGCCTGTTTTAATTATCACATACAATCTTTCACCATGGTTGTGTATGAAGAGAAAATTTGTGATGCTCAGTTTGTTGATATCTGGTCCTAGACAGCCGGGTAATGTTATTGATGTTTACTTAGCACCTCTTATTGACGACTTAAAATGCTTATGGGATAAAGGTGTTGAAGCATATGATGCATATCGAGAAGAAAGTTTCTCTCTTAGATCTGTTCTACTATGGACAATCAATGTTTTTCCTGCATATGGGAACATGTCAGAATGTGTTGTGAAAGGATATCGAGAAGAAATTTTCTCTCTTAGAGCTGTTTTAACATGTTTACGGGCTGTTTCAgaaatagtcattttgcacaTTTGTTGGCTCATGACATGTGGATCAAGAATACAAATGATATTGGATTGA